The DNA region TCTCTTCAGCTCCTTCTTTAATGTGAggggattttacttttttttaatgtttattattgtagcaatttaattgttaaagttaaggatttttgtgatttctgatcatttgtgaggccACCAAatggacttctgtgtgtgtgtgttggcagagcagcccaTACAGAGGACAGCAATGTGTTTTGTTGTATTAAAGAGATAATTTATATATCCACCCCGTTGTTATGTTACAGTACTGcatagcaggggttcttaacctttttgacttcggggcccaacttttccactacaaaaaagggccactcaaatattaacactgaattagtaatgttactcttgattttaatcatattcaaaaaTGATATCCAACCTACTTAGTTTAAACCTTAGTAAATTATTATGAAAGCAGAAAAACTTatcaaaaacacatttacatataaatatgtattgttaaaataaacatcctaactaaattaataaataaatagtttaCATAAATGTTTGattaactgtcaataaaattacagCTTTacaactttagtcatcatttttgcgcttaagaaacttccctATGACTAGGTCTAGACTTCTTGTTGAAGAGTGTCAttacacaagtggtggaaaagtgtattacaagcagtgttaattttgttgactaaaaacatttttgtcttaGTTATCATCAACAAActattttcccctgactaaaACAGGTCTTGctgtgaatttagtttttgagcTGATCTACAATAAACCGTACTAAAAGTGGTTTCAAGACAACTTCACGGATATGTTATCCTTTATACTTAATATTTTGGGTGACAAAATTGACTcattttagtcaactaaaatgttgaggaatttcaTTGAGTAAAAgtagactaaaactaaatcaatttagatgtccaaaatatccatccatccatccatttctaccgcttgtccctttcggggtagtggggggtgctggagcctctcccAGCTGCTGTCTAAAATATTACAAATTAAGACATTTTCATTAAGAGACTGTgactaactaaattaaaaactgctgtcaaaattaacacaaatgaggtgaataagaaaaatatttttagtcaacaaacttAACACTGAACAAGAGTACCACTGTGGCTCATagttgagaaacatatttttggcagccctctaggGCGTGCCATGGTTAAGAAACGCCACTGTATATcacttcaaagtgtacaaacctgtACTAGGGAGGCTAGAGGCTACAacctattattcatatttacattgttttcacTTTACAAACTTTATtatttcaggcatgtgatttgaacttgatgaaaaagactgaaaataagccgggggTCTGGGGGCCGCAGGtcctggtttttcagcaattgaacatgcaaaaattagcaaaaaaaaaaagcaccatttAAAGATGTTTGTGTTTAAAGAATGTAAAAATGACcaacagagttgacataaatacataccccattcatccaaatgaatcactatgtttgtttcagtcactgttatttagtcactacagtaattacaacttgtgttgacatccacaggaaccacatgggttagcctactctatacagtatttacaaccttactggtgttcacttcacagccacagatggttcatctagttatttacacattactttggttcattcgcacattactttggcatttttgctttgatggctctgacatgaACCTTCCTGGaaaatttctgagcagcttgcattttcctttttgtttctgctttagtggattctgccttggattttatagccaatttctgtctcttcgaATCCCTGCTCACTTCTAACAGCTCCAAATtcaaaaatcataaagagtacaagcaatgtttattttattagctaacttcctttatctgaatagccatttgtgatttgtggcatgaaataagaaatatcttgcagtcatgttgtttatgtttcaaaatgattcaactatccAATGTCAAAttataaacagtagaaataatgaacaaaatgtcagctactgtcttgctctaaaacaccaatgaaaatgaaagttagcatttagacaggctatactgtagcaaaagtaaatcaaatgtctgccacaatcatgtgtgttctgaaatgtgtgttccacgtcttccatgtcgagagtagttttgatttgggcttacatggtaaacaactaaaatgaatgtGTTGGGAATTGTTTTATCCagatgcatacatttgtccaaatgtggcaaagtaccgtatttttcggattataagtcgcagtttttttccatagtttggccgtgggtgcgacatatactgcggagcgacttatgtgtgaaattattaacacattaccgtaaaatatcaaataatattatttatctcattcgcgtaagagacgaagcaaatggcagcaatcgtcacacacacgtcagcaatcgtcactcacacgtcaatcaataagaattcggcgggggagggtcatggcagaagtgcattgtgggtcatgggatgctaactgctatatgctatatgctactgccgtagctattaaaatagaTCACATTAACATttgcggtaacttataaaaactgagaagggctgaactaaaatggcaccgaaaaggaaatcatatactgcagattacaagctggacgtagtgaaatatgcagcagagaacggcaatcgagcagcagaaagaaaggacataccagaggcgacaccggggagaaagatttcatcggatttagcgatcgggaatgacagattgtttggtaaacgtatagcatgttctgtatgttatagttatttgaatgagtcTTACCATGATGTGttgtgttaacataccaggcacgttctcagttggttatttatgcctcataacgtcagcctgttgttcactattctttatttattttaaattgcctttcaaatgtctattcttggtgttgggttttatcaaaaaaatttcccccaaaaatgcgacttatactctagtgcgacatacactaccgttcaaaagtttggggtcacccaaacaattttgtggaatagccttcatttctaagaacaagaatagactgtcgagtttcaaatgaaagttctctttttctggccattttgagcgtttaattgaccccacaaatgtgatgctccagaaactcaatctgctcaaaggaaggtcagttttgtagcttctgtaacgagctaaactgttttcagatgtgtgaacatgattgcacaagggttttctaatcatcaattagccttctgagccaatgagcaaacacattgtaccattagaacactggagtgatagttgctggaaatgggcctctatacacctatgtagatattgcaccaaaaaccagacatttgcagctagaatagtcatttaccacattagcaatgtatagagtgtatttctttaaagttaagactagtttaaagttatcttcattgaaaagtacagtgcttttccttcaaaaataaggacatttcaatgtgaccccaaacttttgaacggtagtgtatatatgtttttttccttctttattgtgcattttcagacggtgcgacgtatactccggagcgacttatagtccaaaaaatacggtagacgCAATtcgggtttcctggacgtggtctacatcgctaaaagaaaaatctaaggaagagaatccctctgccatcttccactagttttttttaatatatatatatatacatacagtggggcaaaaaagtatttagtcagcaacCCATTGACAAtcatattccctcttctcttctcgtcatttgggatgtgcgtgtctgttgtactttcccttcctggttcgtcCTATCTTGCcactgattggcctgtccgtaatgttttgtcctaatcttaaccaatcgtgactcatcatagtaaaccaaccaaccaatcatggattttcttatacgtaaaccaaccaatcatcaatgatgtttcctgtatattttgtcccctgcccgtaGCTTCAATTTTTAAGTTGATCATTTTTATTGAAAAACCGTAGTTTTTAACCACTGAATTATCAAAAACTGTACTCATTGGTCAAAAACcaatagttgttggcaggtatggtaaAGAGAaaaatcaagattttaacacgttgtaggtcagaaaaaacaaagaaaaacgtaatttaaaaaaatatatttttgcagagataaaaaagacggatttccgaatatagacggaaaaatcacatgcctgctatTTACGAAAGCCTGTTCAAGAACCTATTAAGTTTGtatgttggtagagtggctgtgccagcaatcggagggttgctggttactggggttcaatccccaccttctaccatcctagtcacgtccgttgtgtccttgggcaagacacttcacctttgctcctgatggttgctggttagcgccttgcatggcagctcccgccatcagtgtgtgaatgtgtgtgtgaatgggtgaaagtggaaatactgtcaaagtgctttgagtacattgaaggtagaaaagcgctatacaagtataacccatttatcatttatttataaattgaggttccactgtacccaGCGCTCACCCACCAGTAAAGCCAGGAGGTTGTCAACAGGGGGCAGCGTTTCCCTCCAGAAGAGGAAACTGTTGAAGTTGTTGTCCTGGTCGCACGCGGACACGCAAGACGGCGTGGGCGCCtttgccacttcctgtttgttgtcTGCTTCCGAAAGCTGCGATGGAGTCTAAAAGAGAACAGGAAAGGACGTGAGACACTTCCTGTCCCGACTAATGAGACACGACAACAACCGTTTTGTTATAAAAACGCCACCAGTAAACTCAGCAGGTCGGCCTCGATGTCCGGGAGAGATTGTCGCCAGAACTGGAACGTGTTAAACTCCTCCGACACCTGCTGGGAGTCACATGACGCGTCTGTGGACGAGTCACATGACGCTGCGTCGTCTCTGGGACACCTGTGATTGGACTTCTGCAGGTCACACAGCAAAGATGTttgtttggggggaaaaaagcacCAAGACATGACTTCGGGAGATGAACTCTGACCTTTGAGGGGAAGTGGAATCCCGCCACGTTAACGGGCGTCTCCGGGTGGCGCTGCGTGCTGCTGACATGGACCTGAAGAAGAAAAGGTAGTAGTAAAATAAGAAAGTAGCCAGATGACATGTTTACATGGGAGACACAGACCTGGACTTGTGGTTCTGTCCTGAGGTTCTGCGTTCCGACGTGTTCCTGTTCCAGCTGGACGGTCAGCGCCAGAACTTTGATGTCTGTGGACGACAGACTGGGGTAGTCTCCAGTCTTCTTGGAAAACTCCGTTACTAGGCAACAACAAGGTCAGGGTTGGTCAGGGTCAATCAACAAGCCCCGCCCCCGCCTCGCGTGACCTTACCCAGTCTGACCACGTCCGCGCGGGGTTCTCTGAAGATGAGCTGGTAGGGAAGGAAGGCCAAACTTCTCCTGGTTGGTTTGTCTCGGATCTCGTCCACCACGGCTTTCAGTGTGTAGATGTTCTTCCCGAAGTTCTATCATAATCATAATCACAGTGTTTGTCATacaatcatttatttgtggtggacctCTCCCTCACAAACACAATATAATGTCGCTTTTCATTCCAACTCCGTACAGTAGATGGCAATATAACTTCATAAGTAAGACAGGTCTCATATACCACAGCTGACTGGGTTGCATTATCGAGCATCTGATCATTCATTTGGTGACATATTGAATcagcggtgtccaaacttttgccaaggagggctgcacactgaaaaataaAGCATGTGGGGACCATTttgattttcaaaaccaatatatatatttttacctttagggctcccctcaagtttggtcccggagACCCGCAAGGGTCTCagttataaaaatgttaaaaataatgtgtgtgtgtgtatgtgtatgtgtatgtgtgtatatatatatatatatatatatatatatatatatatatatatatatatatatatacacacatacatacatacatatacatacatacatacatatacatatatatatatatatattagggctgcaactaacgattaatttgataatcgattaatctgtcgattattacttcgattaatcgattaataatcggataaaagagacaaagtacatttctatcctttccagtattttattgaaaaaaaacagcatactggcaccatacttattttgattattgtttctcagctgtttgtacatgttgcagtttataaataaaggtttatttaaaaaaatgtttttttgttttttttaaaagcctctgcgcatgcgcatagcatagatccaacgaatcgatgactaaattaatcggcaactatttttataatcgatttaatcgattagttgttgcagccctaatatatgcatatatatatatattttttttttttttttaatatatatatatatatatatatatacacgtatatatttattatgatcctatgttttatgcccttttactTAAATAAATCCCAGTTTCttaagacaaaaacacaaaacatgcaatatttccccatacaaatgtttaaagtggattatttaatgtgaagtacttggagccttgaataggtcaacaattctaaacattaattttgagttattgttttttgagcaatgttagttataaaaaaaatcccactaaaattttaattcctaatttattttttttaaatcacttttttttccactttcaacaccTAAAAATATGTGGATTTGTGATTGTATGCGTACCACAAGTGCTCAGcggttttcctatattcaaacacagtgtttctgttcaaactgtgtttagtgtttcagtggccaaacatatttaatatacttgttaaataaaacctctgccttgtttttaatttatacctaggcctactacgctactgtattttaatgttggtcattagggtacttggagagccaagtttttttctgaggtggtacttggtgaaaaaaggttgaaaaccaccgCTCTAAattaacactaaatatgcaatatttcccccaacaaATATTTGATTTAAAGTAATTGaaaccttcaataggtcaataattcataacatagactttatttcattattattttttgagtaatggcttttttaaaagaaaagaaaTAGCCTACacgtggcagctttgtgttattagagtcaacatcaAAACGTTCTCTCATTACATTTCATCAGTATGCTCTTTTATTTCactttggttatttttttgtaatagtatttttagaatgtggagTGGGGAGTTATGGCCcccggccacactttggacacctctgtattAAATGTGCAATTACGTATACATTGTTTAAAACTGGTGTAGACTTAAATCATGAATGTTTATTTTAAATCGACGAACATACGCACACCCCTAAGATGTCAGACATTTCTTAGGACACAGAAAAAATCTCAAATGTTACATTTGGTTtggttttgagtttatttcgaacatgcatgcaattACAACGtgatacgtcacaatttccagtttctcttttcaacatgttcgaaaaggagtgggaagaagcagagcttattcaacCCTTACTttttccattacatagcaattgctaacacttttgttcacttactGTTGTCAATGTATTTATCATGGTGGTTTGTCTTTGTACTTTgtttcttaaattggatcatattagtacactgtttgatGTATACTTAATTAATTCCATAAACTGTATTTTCCACACTCtaaggcacacctaaaaaccaaacattttctcaaaagctgacaatgcgctttataatccggtgcgccttatatatggaccaatattgagccacaacaaacctaaaattaattttcataaagtttaggtctcgcaactacggtaaacagccgccaacttctttttccccgtagaagaagcgcttcttcttcaacggtaagcagccgcccccgtagaagaagaagcgcgcggtgaaTGCTGGgatatgacgtttcatttccatttgtgtgtttctgtaaagaccccaaaatggctccaactaagagacacgcttacgacgcagagttcaaactcaagacgatcagtcacgcagtagaacacgggaatagagcagccgggtggattgacaaaagaactccagccgctggatattggtgtcaacagggcattCAAAGCTAGACTGCGAACTGCGTGGGAAcagtggatgacagaaggcgaacacacgttcacaaagacagggagacagcgccggacgacatacgccactatctgccagtggatcgtaaatgcctgggctgatatatcagtctcaactgtggtccgagctttcaggaaggcaggaattgtcactgaactgctgcaGCGACACtaactccattaatgacgacttcgacgagatggagccgggcattttggatgccgtattcgcccaactatttaattcggacactgaagaagaagaattcgagggatttatggatgaggaataacttcagaaagtgagctttaaatgtttattttgtgtgttgtgtggtgtgacattaacgtttgagcaacgttgacttattgatattgttattgctctgcactattttgtaattgcacgtttgatttaccgtaacacgagtaaatcagctgtttattcattttgggagtgaacagagttgttagaacgctggtttgtaatatattaataaagtttgactgacctatctgactgttttgtttagcgcagctccatctaatggatgcataggtgcgccttatatgttaacaaagttttgaaacatgccattcattgaaggtgcgccttataatccggtgcgccttatagtgcggaaaatacggtacagatATACTTAAGGTTTTAAGTGTTtacgtgcatacaaatattttaaattaaatttttctttcaggttatatttctcctcttttgttgagaagaattattGTATGTTCTTGGGTAGTTTTGTGCATCATTGTAGCTGTTTACAAATTCACTATATCGTGgactttcaatatttgtgattcaataaataaagggagtattctaactgatcttttttgtcacAGGGTTAGTGACTGAAGCGTACTTTAATAATTAATTCCCCGTATTtccgcacaataactcagatatggtaacactaacgaacagtaaagaatatgaagtgattattggtccaatacatatttagctttattcattattgatgcatttcttgccaccttaagacttttttgtattaattatttaaataagACAATGACGTCATGTAGCATTGTGAAACCGTCTACATACCGTTTTAACCTAATCCGAACATTTGTTGCGGTTTTCCCTAATTGCCTTCCTGGCGATAATAATCAATCGAATAGTTCTAGCGTCATGAAGTGATTGTTGTGGAAACAAGACGAGGCTCGACATGCGGGCCCTACTCACAAATGTCCTAAATTTCGGTTATCGGTACTTAATGAATAGCCAACAGCCGGTGAGTTTATTGGATAAAGACTATTTTCACAGTTCGACGGCAGCATAATGTTACCTGGAGAGGTGCTCGCTTCAAAAAAGCTCCTGCGTCTGCGACAACATGCTCCACCAGGGGTTGCGCCATCTTGGATTAAAGAGGCGCTGCGCAACGACCAATCAGAAAAGACCTTACTGCGTAGTGCCATAGACATCTTTATAacggtacgcagcatcgagcgctactgcctactggcgctgacgagacgcggggccgccatcttggagtggtgatccgctccgctcagtgcaattcatttgttaggagcaatgaactgtcagcgcatttaattcattttacctcactgaataccattgattttcacgcgctttttttgtcatacgtgtagctatgataaaggagtttttggcgtgttttattattcatagtttgcttaacagtaatagaatgttcttatggcgaagttggtagagtggccgtgtcagcaatcggagggttgctggttactggggttcaatccccaccttctaccatcctagtcacgtccgttgtgtccttgggcaagacacttcacccttgctcctgatggctgctggttagcaccttgcatggcagctcccgccatcagtgtgtgaatgtgtgtgtgaatgtggaaatactgtcaaagcgctttgagtaccttgaaggtagaaaagcgctatacaagtataacccatttatcatttatttatttattatgtgctataagtcagtggtccccaaccaccgggccggaccgattggtaccgggccacacaagaaattaaaaaaatattaaaaaaaaaaaaaattaaatcaacataaaatacacaatatatacgttatatatcaatatagatcaatacagtctgcagggatacagtccataaacacacatgattgtatttctttatgaaaaaaaaggaaaaaaaataaaataaaattatatatatttcatattcaagtatccatccatccatccattttctaccgcttattcccttcggggttattcaagtatgacatttttaaatgtaactaatttcattgacaagcaattctattatggtcatactcttgtttgctagcggctacgatttcagtactattgaagatctttgctccttctcaactctgtggtaatattcttttcaccaaATACAACCAAcagtatgttaatgttaaatcttacttgtgaaaagtaatcccccgattcctattttcaacgctGATTCGCTGAACACcatatttgttttctacttgtcaactttcagtttaggctgctcgccgggtcctcatcaccacttcaagatgtctgccgaatttctcgcgtcacagcagccaatgctgcatctacttataagatgtctatgttaACAACCATTGGTTAGGCGGTGTCACGTGACGCTATGTTGACAAGCCAGGCAGCAGAAACAAAGATGGCGGCTCACTGGAGCGGCGAGAATGTGGTGTTGGAGTTTCGCGACGCGCAGGTGTGTCgtttattgtttttaaacaattgttTCTTTCTTTAGACTTCTTGACATAAGTCAACTTTCATGTCTTGCTCGGACTTTTTTGTGTCCGCGGTACCAAGAATGGAACGTCcggctgaaaaaaaacaaaaaaaagtcgtCGTCTCGTAGTAAATAGCAGAAAAGTTGATGAGTAATCACACTAaatgtgtttactttttgtacaGCGGCTGACATGAAACGAGCAGCAACAATGCTGCAATCACATCAACAAtgcaggataaaaaaataaaaaatattgcccCAAAACACACTCAAACCCGAAAACAATTGGATGAGAGCGATGTTTAAATCATGAAGCGAGTTAGTGTTTGGTCGCAGTACAAAAGCAGGTCACATGACCGTAACAAACTTATATTTGACaactataaatggtaaatggttgtatagcgcttttctaccttgaaggtattcaaagcgctttgacactatttccccattcacacactgatggcgggagctgccatgcaaggccctaaccccgacccatcaggagcaagggtgaagttcaAGGAAGTTcaagctcaaggacacaacggacgtgacgaggttggtagaaggttggggatcgaaccaagaaccctcaggttgctggcacggccactctcccaactgcgccacgccgtcccccaactACAtaaagttcaagtacctctgatagtcacgcacacactaggtgtggggaatttaccctctgcatttgacccatccccttattccaccccctgggaggtgaggggagcagtgagcagcagcggtggccgcgctcgtgaatcgttttggtgatttaacgcccaattccaacccttgatgctgagtgccaagcagggaggtaataggtcccattttttgtagtctttggtatgactcggccggggttttgaactcaaatcaaccttaagaaagtcagtgacttcactattaaagtggggtgacattgttatcaccaggaaagatgaggtcatctacctaggttccattctagaggctaatctttcctgtgataaaatggcaaccaaggtaatcaaaaaggtcaaccaacgaacaaggtTTCTCTATacaatctcctctctggtcaacaaaagcaccatgaagattctagcgggaactctcgttcaaccctttttcgaatacgcatgcacctcctggtaccccagcacctccaaaaccctcaaatctagactctaaacatcccagaacaagctagtcaggttacttctagacctccaccccagatcacacctcactcctacccacttctccaaagtgggctggctcagggtggaggacagagtaaaacaacttgcactgagcctagtctataaaatccgctacacctccctgataccgaagtacatgtcaaactacttccataacgtaaatgaccgccataaccacaacaccagggagagctccacaaaccacattaaacccagattccgatctaacaaaggtcttaactcattctctttctatgccacatcaatatggaatgcgctcccaacaggtgttaaagaaagggcatctctatcctccttcaaaaccgcaataaaagaacacctccaggcaactacaacccttgactaacaccctccccccaccacatcccacctccccaaattgtaaataatcaaatgtaaataatgaaatgtatatactagttcttatgctttctgaactcactatgttcactgctcgctgtacatatcctaccaagtcaaacctacactgtttcaatgtccatttctcagattatataattgttgatgactgtagtgctgatatcaaccaaacctaacccccccgccccaaccccctccacattccaccccccggattgtaaataattcaatgtatatactctgatgattaacttgtgtgatgactgtattatgctgatagtatatatttgtaccatgaattgattaacgtggaccccgacttgaacaagttgaaaaacgtattcgggtgttatcatttgtacggaatatgtactgtactgtgcaatctcagtgttt from Entelurus aequoreus isolate RoL-2023_Sb linkage group LG02, RoL_Eaeq_v1.1, whole genome shotgun sequence includes:
- the LOC133630877 gene encoding RNA-binding protein NOB1-like, with translation MAQPLVEHVVADAGAFLKRAPLQNFGKNIYTLKAVVDEIRDKPTRRSLAFLPYQLIFREPRADVVRLVTEFSKKTGDYPSLSSTDIKVLALTVQLEQEHVGTQNLRTEPQVQVHVSSTQRHPETPVNVAGFHFPSKKSNHRCPRDDAASCDSSTDASCDSQQVSEEFNTFQFWRQSLPDIEADLLSLLTPSQLSEADNKQEVAKAPTPSCVSACDQDNNFNSFLFWRETLPPVDNLLALLKEDGWGSEEDQSEEDKENEPEDEDEDEDGGGWITPSNIHQVKMDTSDWTKAAEIKVGCVTTDFAMQNVLIQMGLHVVSINGMLITQTRNFILRCHACFQTTSNMNKEFCPKCGNKTLKKIAVTVSEDGHMHMHFSKNPKVLNHRGLRYSLPLPEGGKHGSNPQLTEDQRFPQQRLSRKARQKTNVFDESYIAGASPFCVNDVYSRAANLNIRDTQCGGGRRRANPNCARRKFVKK